The window GAGATTGAGTTTCATGCTCAAACACTACCCTGGCACAAATTCTGCAGATACCTAGGACATAGGTTTGCTGAAAGCTCTATATGTCATAATGTCAAACATTTTCATGCTTTGGTGCAACAGGGAACTGTGGGCAATATATTGAGAAATTTGGAAGAGCTTTGAATTTAATGAGAAGAGACAATCCAAGCCTAACAagtgattactacaccaacaacttcattgTAGGCTTGTCTGACTACATACAAGCACACCTATAGTGTAACAAACCTAAATACGTCCAAGATGCTATATGGATGGCCAGAAGACTAGAGCAGGCAACCAATATTAAAATGCCTATTTTTACTCCAATGTCTGTGAGGAGGCAATTCAACTTTGACATACCAAAGCCTCCAGTAACCTTGCCACCTAATCAATCTCTAATAAAACAAGTTGGGCAGAAATGATATATTTCAGATGCAAGGAACCATGGGTTCCAGGACATAGACAAATTTGTAATCAATTAAAAGAACCAAGTGCATGCCTTGCAAATTCCAAGCAATGAACCAACTGAAAATCATTTACAAATTGAAAGTGAAGAAGACCTGGCTGAATTTCAAGCCTACTAGGTAGAAGAGGAATGCATTCAGTCATGGGTAGATGCCATATGAGGGCAAGATGCCAAGTTTCATGTGTTTCAGTCTTTATTTGAATTTCTTGGAATTTAAATAACAATAACTTCCATGTTTGGAGTCAAGTCTTGCCTCCCTGAGGTGTGAAATTCATTTTTCTTTCCTTGGATAAGCAAATAGGACTTTAACCCATTTTTTAAAAACAAATCATGCACTTGTTGTTCAAATTTACTTATATGCACTATGACTAACAATGCAGTTAATGACTTAAATATAGCAATTGGCCCAAAAATCACAAATTTTGACATGTGTAATGTCATAGTGTATCTTGAGTCTAGAAAGAGTTTCAAGCTCAACCGAGGAAGTAACCACCACTTTGCCTTCAAACCTGACCTAGTCCCTCTAGAAACTAGATTCTTCCTAGAAGATTGGTCAGTCTCTAAACAATGCAATTAATTCATACGagggcaccatgccaagtttcatgtttttcagacttcatttgcattttttgaaattaaaatagCAATAACACCCATGTTGTTTTGAGTCTTGGCACCCCGAGGTGTGGAGTTCATTTTATTTTATAATTTGGAATGACTGGAATCAGGACCCGAGGATATAACGTGGGGCATGATCTTACGGCATAACGGTGCTCTGACTTTGTCTGCAATCAACAATTTGACTTGTGCACCCCACAAAATGATTAGCGGGTGCTCGGTGATCACCGCCAAGATGTGATTTTATATATACGCGCGTAAACCGGCAGGTGCCTGTATTCCTCCATGATTCTCTCCGTAGCCATGTGAGCTTGTAGCCCAGAACACGCCATACGCGTAGTCGTCTCGTCGGATGCAACTGCAACCTTGCGCCGGCTCGTCGTTCCCACCTCATTTTGCCTGTTGGCCTGCCTATAAATTCTCCAGTCTCCAGCGATCGAGTACATATCCTACGAGTCCAGTAAGAAGGTTCATAGACAACCAATATGGCCGGCGTCTCCACCAACGCCATTGCCCTTGTGCTTGTGGCACTCCTCTCCGTGCTCTTCACGTCCGTCTGTTCTGCGGCCAACTACGACACCTCCGCCGCCAGATCCTACAACTCCGGCTGGCTCCCCGCCAAGGCCACCTGGTACGGAGCGCCCACCGGCGCCGGCCCCATGGACAACGGTACGCCCATATCTATGCTCCGATGACGGCGCGCATTTTCATGCATCAACTACGTACGTAGTGCTAGTAATAGTGCTGATCTACGGATGGATTTGCAGGCGGTGCTTGCGGCTTCAAGAACGTGAACCAGTACCCCTTCTCCTCCATGACGTCCTGCGGCAACGAGCCTCTCTTCGACGGCGGCGCAGGCTGCGGCAGCTGCTACGAGGTACGTACTTAATTACCGCATTAATAAATCCGACACCAGACAGTGTCAGTTAAATTAGTTGGTCAAGCTCAAACCTACCATGTGCATGCAAAGTATGGATCCATCAGGGCGTTGACCTTTAATTTGGTTTGCTCGGCCGGTGTTTCATTCAGATCCGATGCGTCGCCGCCAACAACCCTTCCTGCTCCAGCCAGCCGAGGAGGGTTGTCATCACCGACATGAACTACTACCCCGTGGCCAGGTACCACTTCGACCTCAGCGGCACAGCATTCGGGGCCATGGCCAAGAACGGCCTCAACGACAAGCTCCGCCACGCCGGCATCATCGACATGCAGTTCAGGAGGGTGCGCTGCAACTTCCAGGGCATGAAGGTCACCTTCCACGTCCAGCGTGGCTCCAACCCCAACTACCTCGCGGTGCTCGTGGAGTACGCCAACGTGGACGGGACCGTGGTGCGGATGGAGCTCATGCAGACCAGGAACGGCCGCCCCACTGGGTCCTGGGAGCCGATGCGCCGCTCCTGGGGATCCATCTGGCGGATGGATACCAGCCGCCCGCTGCAAGGGCCCTTCTCCATGCGCATCACCAGTGACTCCGGGAAGACGCTGGTGGCCAACAATGTCATCCCGGCCTACTGGCGGCCGGACAAAGCCTACTGGTCCAACGTTCAGTTCTACTGATTGGCTTGCTAATTACGCACTTCTCTGATGGCTGCCGAGTTGGTGCTCCCAGAGTTCTCACCAAACGCTACCTATTGTTTGATAAGGCCGGCCTTGTAATGCAATTATGCAAATGCATAGGTCTTCAGAAAGGTATTTCCGTATTTGGAAAAAAGGAATCGGTATTTTCTCAGGTGCCGGTGTTTATTTTCTCAGGTGCCGGTGCTTAAATTTATCATTGATGTTTCCTTTAGTGTGTGAAC is drawn from Triticum dicoccoides isolate Atlit2015 ecotype Zavitan chromosome 6B, WEW_v2.0, whole genome shotgun sequence and contains these coding sequences:
- the LOC119324555 gene encoding expansin-B2-like, giving the protein MAGVSTNAIALVLVALLSVLFTSVCSAANYDTSAARSYNSGWLPAKATWYGAPTGAGPMDNGGACGFKNVNQYPFSSMTSCGNEPLFDGGAGCGSCYEIRCVAANNPSCSSQPRRVVITDMNYYPVARYHFDLSGTAFGAMAKNGLNDKLRHAGIIDMQFRRVRCNFQGMKVTFHVQRGSNPNYLAVLVEYANVDGTVVRMELMQTRNGRPTGSWEPMRRSWGSIWRMDTSRPLQGPFSMRITSDSGKTLVANNVIPAYWRPDKAYWSNVQFY